ACATTTACCTCCGGCGTACCCATCTGGACGGCCTATGAGGTACTCATATTGTGGTTTTACGCAAACGGTTGGGGATTTTGGACAACCTTCCTAGATAATCCCGTATGGTTAATAGTTTTTGCCTTGCTTATGCCTCTCTATCACGAGGTGCACTTTTACTTAGGTCATCGGTTGTTACATGTCCCGGCTCTATATAAACGTTTCCACCGCATTCACCACTTGAACGTCAACCCTAGTCCCTGGTCTAGCTTGGCGATGCATCCGGTAGAGCACCTACTGTACTTCTCAGACCTTTTAATTCACCTGATTTTGCCGTCCCACCCACTTTTACTGATGTACAACTGTCAGATCACAGGGACCGGAGCAGTCGTTGGCCATGTTGGTTTCGAGAAGATTGTTACCGGTGCGGACAGAGGTGTTGACACTGGTGCTTATGCGCATTACCTTCACCACAAATACTTTGAAGTTAACTACTCTGATGGTGCAGTTAACCTTGATCGTTTGGCTGGAACGTGGCATGACGGTAGTGAAGAAGGGTATGCGAGGATGGAGGCTAAAAGAGCCAAAAGACGGGCTCAACGACGACTAGGGGTAGCCGCCAACCGGGAAATCTGAATCTGGGTTTTCAACCCCGAAAACGCAAGGACACTATTTAGTTCGGATGCTATAGAGCAAGGCCTACAA
The Trueperaceae bacterium DNA segment above includes these coding regions:
- a CDS encoding desaturase, with the translated sequence MDDRSSGNRDKRGNWRPNEPIANSPLFTFPPQPLKFLRWLPKYFVPWNLMFMGLAAVFWFFLTPDKETMKTLSLGWIFLILVRNSAVVLLVNGLLELRLYFRRSQGNQYKYNPKWPSENPTNAFIFKKQGIDGIIRTFTSGVPIWTAYEVLILWFYANGWGFWTTFLDNPVWLIVFALLMPLYHEVHFYLGHRLLHVPALYKRFHRIHHLNVNPSPWSSLAMHPVEHLLYFSDLLIHLILPSHPLLLMYNCQITGTGAVVGHVGFEKIVTGADRGVDTGAYAHYLHHKYFEVNYSDGAVNLDRLAGTWHDGSEEGYARMEAKRAKRRAQRRLGVAANREI